TTACAATACCAGTTCCGATTAAAGATAAAAGGAAAACAAAAATTAATGCTATAATTATCGATGTATACATAACAAATCACGATTCAATTTAACTATTAATAATTTATTGATTAAAATATATAAAATTAAGTTATTTGATATCTTAAAATAGCCGCCATACCACCAAGGCTTTCGAGCTGTTTTCCGCCTTCATGCTCGCTGCTTATAACCATCACATTACCTTTCATGTTTTCGACCATATCCATCAAATCGCCCATATTATCATCAGCAACCTTCACATCCAGGATTAAAAGTTCGCCGACAGCACCCATATTTATTGCATCTTTAACTTCTTTCATTCCGTATGCAATCTTTGATGAATTCCTGCCGATTTCTTCAAGAAGTCTGTTGATGGCACCCATTTCAATAGCCACCCTGTTTTCGGCTGTAAGTTTTTCAACAGTGCCTTTTTTTAGAACTTCAATGATTCCTACACGGCCCCCGGAACCTGTCGGTTCAATGACTGACATTTTTGCCAAGTCTTTATGTTTTTCCTTCAAATAATCATAGAAATCGCTTTTGACAAAACCGGGACCAGCAAGGACAATGTTTTGTATTGAATCAAATTTGACAACGGCCTCCACTACCTTTTCATAAAACTGGATAATGTTTTTCTGCCTGTTTTTATCGACTAT
Above is a window of uncultured Methanobrevibacter sp. DNA encoding:
- a CDS encoding mRNA surveillance protein pelota — encoded protein: MKIINQNTKEGLIEIVPETLDDLWHLSHIVEVGDNASSKTTRRIQDNTGDKLRSDRGVKKTFYLGLDIESISFQLFTGKLRLTGVITRGPEDLIPLGSHHTLEVKLNTPITIKKERWPKWAINRLNQAIDASKKLSAIIVVLEDDTATLGLMRQFGIEYYGPIKGNVSGKRIVDKNRQKNIIQFYEKVVEAVVKFDSIQNIVLAGPGFVKSDFYDYLKEKHKDLAKMSVIEPTGSGGRVGIIEVLKKGTVEKLTAENRVAIEMGAINRLLEEIGRNSSKIAYGMKEVKDAINMGAVGELLILDVKVADDNMGDLMDMVENMKGNVMVISSEHEGGKQLESLGGMAAILRYQIT